A window of the Loxodonta africana isolate mLoxAfr1 chromosome 3, mLoxAfr1.hap2, whole genome shotgun sequence genome harbors these coding sequences:
- the LOC100657648 gene encoding small ribosomal subunit protein uS5-like → MADDAGAVGGPGGSGRPGMGTRGGFRGGFCSGLWGQGRGHGHGRGQSCGAHGGKAEDKEWLPVTMLGCLVKDVKIKSLEEIYLFSLPIKESKIIDFFLGMALKDEVLKIMPVQNQTRAGQWTRFKAFVATGDYNSHVGLGVNCSKEMATTIRGTIILAKLSSVPVQRGYWGNKIGEPHSVPYKVSGRCGSVLVRLIPAPRGTGIVPALVPKKLLMMAGIDDCYTSARGCTATLGNFAKATFDAVSKTYSYLTPELWKETVFSESPYQELTDHLVKTHTRDSVQRIQAPGVATS, encoded by the coding sequence ATGGCGGATGATGCCGGTGCAGTGGGAGGGCCTGGAGGCTCCGGGCGCCCGGGAATGGGAACCCGTGGTGGTTTCCGCGGAGGGTTTTGTAGTGGCCTGTGGGGCCAAGGTCGTGGCCATGGCCATGGCCGGGGCCAAAGCTGCGGAGCTCATGGAGGCAAAGCCGAAGATAAGGAGTGGCTTCCCGTCACCATGCTGGGCTGCCTGGTCAAGGACGTGAAGATCAAGTCCCTGGAGGAGATCTATCTCTTCTCCCTGCCCATCAAGGAGTCCAAGATCATTGACTTCTTCTTGGGGATGGCCCTCAAGGATGAGGTTTTGAAAATCATGCCTGTGCAGAACCAGACGCGTGCTGGCCAATGGACCAGATTCAAGGCATTTGTTGCCACTGGGGACTACAACAGCCACGTTGGCCTAGGTGTGAATTGTTCCAAGGAAATGGCCACCACCATCCGTGGGACCATCATTTTGGCAAAGCTCTCCAGTGTCCCTGTGCAGCGAGGCTACTGGGGCAACAAGATAGGCGAGCCCCATAGTGTTCCCTATAAGGTGAGTGGCCGCTGTGGCTCTGTGCTGGTGCGCCTCATCCCTGCACCCAGGGGCACTGGCATAGTCCCAGCCCTTGTGCCCAAGAAACTGTTGATGATGGCTGGAATCGATGACTGCTACACCTCAGCCAGGGGCTGCACTGCCACCCTGGGCAACTTCGCTAAGGCCACCTTTGATGCCGTCTCCAAGACCTATAGCTATCTCACCCCTGAGCTCTGGAAAGAGACTGTGTTCAGCGAGTCTCCCTACCAGGAACTCACTGACCACCTGGTAAAGACTCACACCAGAGACTCTGTGCAGAGGATCCAAGCTCCAGGTGTGGCCACCTCATAG